One part of the Mycobacteriales bacterium genome encodes these proteins:
- a CDS encoding alpha/beta hydrolase — MAIDLPQVALLGSPLLGPAVWRSCAHALIDRGWDVRVVPGLGRAPRGPDAVMEHLLDSLPVGRPLALVAHSNAGLYLPAVSAERRVLARVFVDAALPAASGATPLAPPGMHDFLCGLVGANGLLPPWTEWRSEEELAALFPDPASRSAVAAEQHRLPLSYFTATLDAPAGWTDGPAAYLAFDDTYQVERESAERWGWRVHTLPGEHLHQLVDPEGVAAAVDGLLRQQLDVPCT, encoded by the coding sequence GTGGCTATCGACCTGCCGCAGGTAGCCCTGCTGGGCAGTCCGCTGCTGGGCCCTGCCGTCTGGCGCTCCTGCGCGCACGCGCTCATCGACCGTGGCTGGGACGTGCGGGTGGTCCCTGGTCTGGGCCGAGCTCCCAGGGGTCCCGATGCCGTCATGGAGCACCTGTTGGACTCCCTGCCCGTCGGGCGACCGCTGGCGCTGGTCGCTCACAGCAACGCCGGGCTGTACCTGCCGGCCGTGTCCGCGGAGCGTCGGGTTCTGGCGAGGGTGTTCGTCGACGCGGCACTGCCGGCCGCTTCCGGCGCGACACCGCTCGCTCCACCGGGCATGCACGATTTCCTGTGCGGCCTGGTCGGGGCCAACGGGCTGTTGCCGCCCTGGACGGAGTGGCGGTCGGAGGAGGAGCTGGCCGCCCTGTTCCCCGACCCTGCGTCCCGCAGCGCCGTGGCCGCCGAGCAGCACCGCCTACCGCTGTCCTACTTCACGGCCACGCTGGACGCACCGGCCGGCTGGACCGACGGGCCTGCGGCCTACCTTGCCTTCGATGACACCTACCAGGTGGAGCGGGAGAGCGCCGAGCGCTGGGGGTGGCGCGTCCACACACTGCCGGGCGAGCACCTGCACCAGCTCGTGGACCCAGAGGGCGTCGCCGCAGCCGTCGACGGACTGCTGCGGCAGCAGCTGGACGTGCCGTGCACATAG
- a CDS encoding EamA family transporter — MTVPAPALAILAMLSVQLGAALSVGLFDAVSPAGTVWLRLCFAGLVLVVVCCPRPASLSGMARRSVLLLGVASAVMTLAFIEAVARVPLGVAVAVEFLGPLAVAAVRSPRRSALTWPTLALVGVLGLSEPWGGEVNLAGILFAMFAAAGWAAYIVLTQQVGAALPGMQGLALSIPLAALIATPFGAPAALTALTPMIALQCLGLALLLPLLPYVLELQALRWMTASAFGTLMAVEPAIAVLVGLVVLMQVPALWQVAGMVLVVIAGIGAEQQARRHTSTPLAVGTA, encoded by the coding sequence GTGACGGTGCCCGCCCCCGCTCTTGCGATCCTCGCCATGCTCAGCGTCCAGCTCGGCGCAGCCCTGAGCGTCGGCCTGTTCGATGCGGTCTCGCCAGCGGGCACGGTATGGCTCCGGCTGTGCTTCGCCGGCCTGGTCCTTGTGGTCGTCTGTTGCCCGCGCCCGGCGTCGCTCAGCGGCATGGCGCGACGGTCTGTGCTGCTGCTGGGCGTGGCCAGCGCGGTGATGACGCTGGCGTTTATCGAAGCCGTCGCGCGGGTGCCGCTCGGGGTCGCCGTCGCCGTCGAGTTCCTCGGGCCGTTGGCGGTCGCCGCCGTGCGTAGTCCGCGACGAAGCGCGCTGACGTGGCCGACCTTGGCGCTGGTCGGTGTTCTGGGGCTGAGCGAGCCGTGGGGGGGCGAGGTCAACCTCGCTGGCATCCTGTTCGCCATGTTCGCTGCGGCTGGCTGGGCGGCCTACATCGTGCTCACCCAACAGGTCGGCGCCGCACTGCCCGGTATGCAAGGGCTGGCACTGTCGATCCCGCTCGCGGCGCTGATCGCCACGCCCTTCGGCGCGCCTGCCGCACTCACTGCTCTGACGCCGATGATCGCGCTGCAGTGTCTGGGGCTGGCGCTGCTTCTGCCGCTGCTGCCGTACGTGCTGGAGTTGCAAGCACTGCGCTGGATGACTGCGTCTGCTTTCGGCACGTTGATGGCGGTCGAGCCCGCGATCGCCGTCCTCGTCGGCTTGGTCGTCCTCATGCAGGTGCCGGCCCTCTGGCAGGTCGCCGGCATGGTGCTCGTGGTCATTGCGGGGATCGGCGCGGAGCAGCAAGCCCGACGGCACACGTCTACGCCGCTAGCCGTCGGAACGGCCTGA
- a CDS encoding LysR family transcriptional regulator, giving the protein MDLRRLRVLVELSRLGTMRAVADLLQCGTSAVSQQLAALERDVGTTLIEPDGRRVRLTPAGRRLAEHAEGILAAVAAAEVDLSNEAAPHGNLRVASYSTALRRWLLPVAAALRRSHPRVCLELQEQEPVEVRQLLAYDLIDVGLVYDYSLMPAGDEESRTLLWSTPMVLAVPADELPLDAIRTSADLAVLRGHSWICNSRGRDDDELASRLCGLDGWRPIIRHRADSLELVIDMVAGGHGVAIVPTDARNVPGVRQLPISIAATERRTWSLTKPGRETWPATALLLQHLTQHLHRQEQDLAGSR; this is encoded by the coding sequence ATGGACCTTCGGCGGCTGCGCGTCCTGGTTGAACTGTCGCGGCTGGGCACGATGCGCGCCGTCGCGGACCTCCTGCAATGCGGCACCTCGGCGGTAAGCCAGCAACTGGCCGCGCTCGAGCGAGACGTCGGGACGACGCTGATCGAGCCCGACGGAAGGCGGGTGAGGCTCACGCCCGCCGGCCGACGGCTCGCCGAGCACGCCGAAGGCATCCTGGCGGCCGTCGCCGCCGCTGAGGTCGATCTGAGCAATGAGGCCGCCCCGCACGGCAATCTCCGGGTGGCGAGCTACTCGACCGCCCTTCGACGCTGGCTGCTGCCGGTGGCCGCCGCGCTGCGCCGCAGTCACCCGCGCGTCTGTCTGGAGCTGCAAGAGCAAGAGCCGGTGGAGGTCCGGCAACTGCTGGCCTACGACCTGATCGACGTCGGCCTGGTTTACGACTACAGTCTCATGCCCGCCGGCGACGAGGAATCCCGCACGCTGCTGTGGAGCACGCCTATGGTCCTCGCCGTTCCCGCCGATGAGCTGCCGCTCGACGCGATTCGCACGTCAGCCGACCTGGCCGTCCTCCGCGGCCACTCGTGGATCTGCAACTCGCGGGGTCGGGACGACGACGAGCTGGCCTCTCGGCTGTGCGGGCTGGACGGGTGGCGCCCGATCATCAGACATCGCGCCGACAGTCTCGAGCTCGTGATCGACATGGTCGCCGGCGGGCACGGCGTCGCGATAGTGCCCACGGACGCCCGGAACGTGCCTGGCGTGCGCCAGCTACCGATCTCCATCGCGGCGACGGAGCGAAGGACGTGGAGCCTCACGAAGCCGGGACGCGAAACGTGGCCCGCCACAGCGCTGTTGCTCCAGCATCTGACGCAACACCTACACCGACAAGAGCAAGATCTAGCCGGCTCCCGTTAG
- a CDS encoding YlcI/YnfO family protein, whose product MTDTTSHLTPEQEHAFYADPVNQEPQGPGVRRRSKLSSPVPVRFPEDVLQQLRDRAAHDDRSVSQWIRRAVERELARPNG is encoded by the coding sequence ATGACCGACACGACGTCCCACCTGACACCCGAGCAGGAGCACGCCTTCTACGCCGACCCCGTCAACCAGGAGCCGCAAGGCCCCGGTGTCCGACGTCGCTCCAAACTGAGCTCCCCGGTCCCCGTGCGTTTCCCGGAGGACGTCCTGCAGCAGCTGCGCGACCGCGCGGCCCACGACGACCGATCCGTCTCCCAGTGGATCCGCCGGGCCGTCGAGCGAGAGCTCGCTCGCCCCAACGGCTGA
- a CDS encoding GNAT family N-acetyltransferase, giving the protein MTASKRQVRVVHLSGPVFDALAAGDLRAAEAASPVPLTAYAAGPDWRGVWRMRSEQVHRDPTTAGWVTGVIYDEDEHLVVGRAGFHGPPDDAGMVEIGYAVDPAHRRRGYARAALELLLERAAAEPAVTTVRVTISPDNTASSSLTAQYGFTEVGEQRDDGDGLELIYERTA; this is encoded by the coding sequence ATGACCGCGTCCAAGCGACAGGTGCGCGTCGTGCATCTGTCGGGTCCCGTATTCGACGCCCTGGCCGCGGGTGACCTACGCGCGGCTGAGGCCGCCAGCCCCGTCCCGCTCACTGCCTACGCCGCCGGGCCGGACTGGCGTGGGGTCTGGCGCATGCGCAGCGAGCAAGTCCACCGGGACCCCACCACAGCCGGATGGGTGACGGGCGTCATCTATGACGAGGACGAGCACCTGGTCGTGGGCAGAGCTGGCTTCCACGGCCCCCCGGATGACGCCGGCATGGTCGAGATCGGCTACGCCGTCGACCCCGCGCATCGTCGACGCGGCTACGCCCGCGCAGCGCTGGAGCTACTACTCGAGCGCGCCGCCGCAGAGCCTGCTGTGACGACCGTCAGGGTCACCATCAGCCCGGACAACACCGCCTCCTCGTCGCTCACCGCCCAGTACGGGTTCACCGAGGTCGGCGAGCAGCGGGACGACGGAGACGGCCTGGAACTCATCTACGAACGCACCGCCTGA